In Chitinophaga oryzae, the sequence ATGCCCATCAAATTCATGCCCATCAAGTTCGAAAAGCTGCGCATGAAGCTGGAAGCCGCCCGCAAAGCAGGCTACGACAAAGCCATCACCTTCGAGTTTTCCCATTTTATGAGCCCCCAGTCCGCTTACCTGCAGGCCGGGCACCTCTATAACCGCTATAAAGAATACCTCAAAACCCTCTGACGCATGAACAGAACAATGGAATTTCACGATTATGCCGCGTTATACCGCAACAACCTTCTGAATGACGTTATCCCTTTCTGGATGCAGCATTCGCCCGACAAGCAGTATGGCGGCTACTTTACCTGCCTCGACAGGGCCGGTAAAGTCTTCGACACCGATAAGTTCATCTGGCTGCAATGCCGGGAAGTATGGTGCTTCGCCATGCTGTACAACAAAGTGGAACAAAAGCAGGAATGGCTGGATATGGCTGTCCAGGGCGCGGAATTTCTCCGGAAACACGGCCGCGACAAAGACGGCAGCTGGTACTTTTCACTGACCCGCACCGGCGAACCGCTGACAGCGCCCTACAACATTTTCTCGGACTGCTTTGCCGCCATGGCTTTCGGACAGCTGTACCAGGCCACCGGCAATGCAGACTACAGCGATATTGCCATCAGCACTTTCCATAATATTCTCCGCCGGCAGGACAACCCGAAAGGACATTATTCGAAGGCCATCGCCGGCACCCGTCCCCTGCAGAATTTCGCCCTGCCCATGATCCTCTGCAATCTTGTGCTGGAGATGGAATCCCTGCTGGACAAGCAACTGGTGGAAGACACCATTCAAAAAGGCATTCACACCGTCATGGAAGTCTTCTATCAGCCGGACTCGGGGCTGATCATGGAAAACATCACGCCCGAAGGCCGGCTTTCCGATTCCTTCGAGGGCCGGCTGATCAATCCCGGCCACGGCCTGGAAGCCATGTGGTTTGTAATGGACCTGGCCACCCGCACCAATGATACCGCGCTGATCACGAAAGCCAAAGACACCGCGCTGACACTGCTGGAATACGGATGGGACAAGGAACACGGCGGCATCTTCTATTTCCTGGACGTAAAAGGGTACCCGCCGCAGCAACTGGAATGGGACCAGAAACTCTGGTGGGTGCATATTGAAACTATCATCAGCCTGCTGAAGGGCTACCTGCATACCGGCGATGAGAGATGCTGGGAGTGGTTTAAAAAAGTACACGATTATACCTGGAAACATTTCCCGGACCCTGAAAATGGTGAATGGTTTGGTTATCTTAACAGGCAGGGAGAGCCTTTGCTTCCGCTCAAAGGCGGTAAATGGAAAGGCTGTTTCCATGTGCCAAGAGGGCTTTACCAAAGCTGGAACACGCTGCAGCAGCTGGCAGCAAGGCAAACATTATCTACTCAACCGAAATAATTATGGCGGTAATATCCACAACCAACCAATCGTCCGCGACGGTCACCGGCAGCACGCAGTCCTACATGCCTGCGCTGATTTCGCTGGCCGTACTGTATTTCATGATGGGGTTCATCACCTGCCTGAACGATACGCTGGTACCCTTTTTCAAGAAAGGGTTTACCCTGAGTTATTCCCAGTCGTCGCTCGTGCAGTTTTATTTCTTTCTCACCTACGGCATCATGTCTGTGCCTGCCGGCAGGATCGTGAGCCGTACCGGCTACAAGAAAGGGATGGTGCTGGGCTTTGCCGTTGCGGCCGTAGGCGGACTGTTATTTTACCCGGCTTCCGTGTATCATCAGTACGTGCTGTTCCTGGCCGCGCTGTTTGTCATCGCTATCGGCATCGTGCTGCTGCAGGTGGCCGCCAACCCTTACATCACGGCGCTGGGGCCGGCCAATACCGCCTCCGCGCGGCTAACGATGATACAGGGCGTAGGGTCTGCCGGCACTACGGTGGCGCCGCTGTTCGGCGCGCATTTTATCCTGGCGAAGCTCGAAGAATCGCATGCCTCCAGCGAGGCGGTCAGGTATCCCTACCTGGGCATCGCTGCGCTGTTGCTGCTGATTGCCTTTATCGTTTCGCGTTTGTCCCTTCCCGTTATCAGCACTACCGGCAGCGCCGGTAAAACCGGCCAGGACGATGGCAAGGGCGTATTCTCCTTCCGGAACCTGCGTTTCGGCGTTATCGGCATATTCGTATACGTAGGCGCGGAGGTATCTATCGGTACTTTCCTGACCAACTATATCACCGATCTTCTGGACGTTCCCGAGAATGTGGCCAACAACTACGTGGCTTTTTACTGGGGAGGCATGCTCGTAGGGCGTTTAGCGGGTGCGGGCCTCCTGCGGGTGCTGCCGCCGGCGCGGGTGCTGGCCGTCTGTGCAGTGGGGGCCGTGGCGCTGGTCCTGTTGTCTGTGAGCACCACCGGCCTTGTGGCCGTGTGGAGCATGATCGCGGTGGGCTTATGCAACGCCGTTATGTTTGCCACCATTTTTTCGCTTTCGGTAGAAGGGGTAGGCCGTCATACCACGGCGGCATCAGGACTGCTGTCCACCGCCATTTGCGGCGGGGCGGTGATTTCCTACGCCCAGGGCTTGTTGAAAGACCACGCCACCTGGCAGATCGCTTTCCTGGTACCGGTGATCTGTTATCTCTACATCCTGTTTTATGGCCTCAACGGGTATAAAGCATCAAAACAGCCAGTATGAAAAGGAGAGATTTTTTAAGGCA encodes:
- a CDS encoding AGE family epimerase/isomerase, with translation MNRTMEFHDYAALYRNNLLNDVIPFWMQHSPDKQYGGYFTCLDRAGKVFDTDKFIWLQCREVWCFAMLYNKVEQKQEWLDMAVQGAEFLRKHGRDKDGSWYFSLTRTGEPLTAPYNIFSDCFAAMAFGQLYQATGNADYSDIAISTFHNILRRQDNPKGHYSKAIAGTRPLQNFALPMILCNLVLEMESLLDKQLVEDTIQKGIHTVMEVFYQPDSGLIMENITPEGRLSDSFEGRLINPGHGLEAMWFVMDLATRTNDTALITKAKDTALTLLEYGWDKEHGGIFYFLDVKGYPPQQLEWDQKLWWVHIETIISLLKGYLHTGDERCWEWFKKVHDYTWKHFPDPENGEWFGYLNRQGEPLLPLKGGKWKGCFHVPRGLYQSWNTLQQLAARQTLSTQPK
- a CDS encoding sugar MFS transporter — protein: MAVISTTNQSSATVTGSTQSYMPALISLAVLYFMMGFITCLNDTLVPFFKKGFTLSYSQSSLVQFYFFLTYGIMSVPAGRIVSRTGYKKGMVLGFAVAAVGGLLFYPASVYHQYVLFLAALFVIAIGIVLLQVAANPYITALGPANTASARLTMIQGVGSAGTTVAPLFGAHFILAKLEESHASSEAVRYPYLGIAALLLLIAFIVSRLSLPVISTTGSAGKTGQDDGKGVFSFRNLRFGVIGIFVYVGAEVSIGTFLTNYITDLLDVPENVANNYVAFYWGGMLVGRLAGAGLLRVLPPARVLAVCAVGAVALVLLSVSTTGLVAVWSMIAVGLCNAVMFATIFSLSVEGVGRHTTAASGLLSTAICGGAVISYAQGLLKDHATWQIAFLVPVICYLYILFYGLNGYKASKQPV